In Methylacidiphilum infernorum V4, a single window of DNA contains:
- a CDS encoding class I SAM-dependent methyltransferase has translation MPVKNQSLYDISLEAVPFCPVCGGEGKMTFKEVGDPLGSIPGRWSYKSCQSCFSMWMDPKPIKEDIPKLYPRDYYTHEKVDESYWIERSKSFISKAWQKIWVSELSGMGYSKELASHGLKSTRLGQLLALFPPIKMAARAECRFLPASMRGKVLDVGCGNGCFLYFMKKLGWEVQGVEPDPRAAQICKDLGIEVFQAPIEECPLEKDHYEAITLSHVIEHLSDPKEVLLKLFSSLKPGGMLVSVSPNPVGQWARAFGPAWRGLDPPRHLVLISPQGFELIGRQLAVQSFEWLTTWRNEHSDVAQSKAIRMQGHCRNFQVSLPQTNSTVILLPRGELFSFPDLGKKWSLFLQRVKKEPSPL, from the coding sequence ATGCCCGTAAAGAATCAAAGTCTTTACGATATAAGCCTGGAAGCCGTGCCTTTCTGCCCCGTGTGCGGAGGAGAAGGAAAAATGACATTTAAAGAAGTAGGTGATCCCCTAGGATCGATTCCCGGCCGGTGGTCTTATAAGAGCTGCCAAAGTTGTTTTTCAATGTGGATGGATCCAAAGCCCATCAAGGAAGATATTCCCAAGCTTTATCCTAGAGATTATTATACCCATGAGAAAGTCGATGAAAGCTATTGGATCGAAAGAAGCAAGAGTTTCATTTCCAAGGCTTGGCAAAAAATCTGGGTAAGCGAACTTTCCGGCATGGGTTACTCCAAGGAATTAGCTTCCCATGGGCTGAAAAGCACACGGCTCGGCCAGCTTTTAGCCCTTTTTCCCCCGATCAAAATGGCGGCACGGGCGGAATGCCGGTTCCTGCCCGCCTCAATGAGGGGCAAAGTGCTGGATGTTGGATGCGGCAACGGCTGTTTTCTTTACTTTATGAAGAAGCTTGGGTGGGAAGTTCAAGGAGTAGAGCCCGACCCAAGAGCGGCCCAAATCTGCAAAGATCTCGGTATAGAAGTATTCCAGGCTCCTATCGAAGAATGTCCCCTTGAGAAGGACCACTACGAGGCCATTACCCTTTCCCACGTCATCGAGCATTTATCCGATCCGAAGGAGGTGCTCCTCAAGCTTTTTTCCTCTTTAAAACCTGGGGGAATGCTCGTCAGCGTCTCTCCTAACCCGGTTGGCCAATGGGCAAGGGCATTCGGTCCTGCCTGGAGAGGGCTTGATCCTCCCCGCCACCTTGTTCTGATCAGTCCCCAGGGCTTTGAGCTCATAGGAAGACAATTAGCTGTCCAATCCTTTGAGTGGTTGACGACCTGGAGAAACGAACACTCCGATGTCGCTCAAAGCAAGGCGATAAGAATGCAGGGTCATTGCAGAAATTTTCAAGTCAGCCTCCCCCAGACAAACTCTACGGTTATCTTGTTGCCCCGTGGCGAACTTTTTTCTTTCCCCGATCTGGGGAAGAAGTGGTCGCTATTTTTACAAAGGGTTAAAAAAGAACCCTCCCCATTATGA
- a CDS encoding glycosyltransferase codes for MTVSLKNRVGIIVVTYNNERDLPPLADSLSRAIHKEYVKKIVFVDPGSQDQTLCLISSLFPEAAVIQLDNKGYGAALNTGIVYFKKDLPHFFFFLNADIEIPPHCFNNLLDEFIKNDLPSFPIGIMGPRILAPTPRGWARRKFKEKIVMGDPSRQAQKRLLLLRSFHPRSLPARKARSDRKSGEF; via the coding sequence ATGACAGTTTCACTCAAAAACCGGGTTGGAATCATCGTTGTGACTTACAATAACGAAAGAGACCTTCCTCCCCTGGCCGATTCCTTATCCCGGGCTATCCATAAAGAGTATGTCAAAAAAATCGTCTTTGTCGATCCAGGTTCCCAAGATCAAACCCTGTGTTTGATTAGCTCCCTATTTCCAGAAGCAGCGGTGATCCAATTGGATAACAAGGGATACGGGGCGGCACTAAACACAGGCATTGTTTATTTTAAAAAGGATTTACCTCACTTTTTTTTCTTTCTTAATGCCGACATCGAAATTCCTCCCCACTGTTTCAATAATCTTCTCGATGAATTTATCAAGAACGACCTTCCCTCTTTTCCCATAGGAATAATGGGGCCTCGCATTCTAGCCCCTACACCTCGAGGCTGGGCCCGAAGAAAATTTAAGGAAAAGATCGTTATGGGAGATCCCTCAAGGCAAGCCCAAAAAAGGCTACTTCTACTCCGTTCATTCCATCCACGGAGCTTGCCTGCTCGTAAAG